Proteins from a single region of Geovibrio ferrireducens:
- a CDS encoding response regulator transcription factor, whose protein sequence is MKKVLLIDDSVTIHRVIDICLDKDRFITEKTFSADDAVMRLKNAPADVILLDNKLESIILGDFIAKIRSFAPSSWIILLTGAFDQFDDTDLAKSGADDYLFKPFDSQAIELKINYGLSAAPKAPSADVPVSVPAMPEQVIAEEETEIIPPVPDVQEEEAAFIDLSASESQAEEAAEPSETSEFSEPEAAAEEEIPAAGDIFADEEPETEATPSDIYGEEDSEDSFPFDDAEPSEAVSEEEKAELGNLLGDIGGLADIADITETEEAQAETEDLPEDVTAPAEEAVQADEQEEDLDSFLKDLETADIPEAEIIRDEVETIPETPAEDFSDLLEELGEEAEPAPEYIIEEEEETEADPFAGLTMTDEEGVPAAFEPEEEPQSESAPEYVIEEEKTDDGDIFAGLMHISEEEIIDGKPAADEQPAEEEIPQEDAEPAETAETEETALDILPEGFAEAGMPVDGEIIEEEKEADLSIDALENLPIETDFSELMQVDETELETASEPEAETEPLIIREEEKAEEETAGEDFIPAEEPLPEPEMLSAVEEPVFEEELLIQEAEEPVFITADEPETEPAAFEEFPAEQFAPLEERAEEPAAEETPQQTAQPAAGLAQDEIKEIVYRSLDSGMLKAAIQEVLAEKMEEVLREVLPEIAEMVIREEIERLKRGE, encoded by the coding sequence ATGAAAAAAGTCTTACTGATTGACGACAGCGTTACCATTCACAGGGTAATTGACATCTGCCTTGATAAGGACAGGTTTATCACGGAAAAAACCTTCTCAGCGGATGATGCTGTGATGAGGCTGAAAAACGCCCCTGCTGACGTTATCCTGCTCGATAATAAGCTGGAGAGCATAATCCTCGGTGACTTCATCGCCAAGATCCGCTCGTTTGCTCCCTCATCATGGATAATACTCCTTACCGGAGCCTTTGATCAGTTTGATGATACTGACCTTGCCAAATCCGGCGCGGATGATTACCTTTTCAAACCGTTCGATTCACAGGCCATAGAGCTTAAAATAAACTACGGTCTCAGTGCAGCACCGAAAGCGCCGTCCGCTGATGTACCCGTTTCTGTTCCTGCAATGCCCGAACAGGTTATAGCGGAAGAAGAGACGGAGATAATCCCTCCTGTGCCGGATGTGCAGGAGGAGGAAGCCGCATTCATAGACCTGAGCGCGTCAGAGAGTCAGGCAGAAGAGGCAGCGGAACCTTCCGAAACATCTGAATTTTCAGAGCCGGAAGCAGCGGCGGAGGAAGAGATCCCCGCGGCAGGAGACATCTTCGCCGATGAGGAACCGGAGACCGAAGCAACCCCGTCAGACATATACGGCGAAGAGGACAGCGAAGACAGCTTCCCGTTTGACGATGCGGAGCCCTCTGAGGCGGTATCGGAAGAGGAAAAGGCGGAACTCGGAAACCTCCTTGGGGATATTGGCGGTCTCGCAGACATAGCCGATATTACAGAAACCGAAGAAGCTCAGGCGGAAACAGAAGATCTCCCGGAAGATGTTACAGCTCCTGCCGAAGAAGCGGTGCAGGCTGATGAGCAGGAGGAGGATCTGGATTCCTTCCTCAAGGATCTGGAAACCGCGGATATACCCGAAGCTGAAATAATCCGCGACGAAGTGGAGACGATTCCGGAAACCCCTGCCGAAGATTTCAGTGACCTTCTGGAAGAGCTTGGGGAAGAGGCTGAACCTGCCCCCGAATATATTATTGAAGAGGAAGAGGAAACGGAAGCAGACCCCTTTGCAGGGCTCACAATGACAGATGAGGAAGGAGTACCTGCCGCATTCGAACCGGAGGAGGAGCCTCAGTCCGAGTCTGCTCCTGAATATGTCATCGAAGAGGAAAAAACGGATGACGGCGACATCTTCGCCGGGCTGATGCACATAAGCGAAGAGGAAATAATAGACGGCAAGCCCGCAGCGGATGAACAGCCTGCGGAGGAAGAGATTCCGCAGGAGGACGCAGAGCCCGCGGAAACAGCCGAAACCGAAGAAACAGCCCTCGATATTCTCCCGGAAGGTTTTGCAGAAGCAGGCATGCCTGTGGACGGCGAAATCATTGAGGAGGAGAAAGAGGCGGATCTCAGCATTGATGCGCTGGAAAACCTGCCCATCGAGACAGACTTCTCTGAGCTCATGCAGGTTGATGAAACCGAGCTTGAAACAGCTTCCGAACCGGAAGCGGAAACAGAGCCTCTTATCATCAGGGAAGAGGAAAAGGCGGAGGAGGAAACTGCCGGGGAAGATTTTATCCCCGCGGAAGAGCCGCTGCCTGAGCCGGAAATGCTGTCCGCAGTTGAAGAGCCCGTGTTTGAGGAAGAACTGCTCATTCAGGAAGCAGAGGAACCGGTATTTATAACAGCAGATGAGCCTGAGACCGAACCCGCAGCATTTGAGGAGTTCCCGGCGGAACAGTTCGCCCCGCTTGAGGAAAGGGCGGAAGAACCCGCAGCCGAAGAAACGCCCCAACAGACCGCACAGCCTGCGGCAGGGCTTGCTCAGGATGAGATAAAGGAAATAGTCTACCGCTCGCTGGACAGCGGAATGCTTAAAGCGGCAATCCAGGAAGTGCTTGCGGAAAAAATGGAGGAAGTGCTGAGAGAAGTGCTTCCCGAAATCGCAGAAATGGTTATAAGGGAAGAAATAGAGCGCCTTAAGAGAGGAGAATAA